The DNA segment GGCCCCGGAATCCCGGGGCTTTTCATCTATATAAAGGGCCCTCAGTTTTCCTTCTGGGCCTCGACCTTGATGACCTTCTTGGACTTGCCGTTAGCCTTCGGAAGGGTGACCTTCAGGATGCCGTCCTTGTAGTCGGCCTTGATCTTCTTGTCGTCAACCTCCGAGGGGAGCCTGATGGAGCGGCAGAAGGAGCCGTAGCTCGTCTCGCGGCGGTAATACTCGCCCTCCTTCTCCTCGTGCTCGTCTTTCCTCTCGCCGGAGATGGTAAGGACGTCGCGCTCCATGGTCAGGTCGATCTCCTTGGGGTCCATACCCGGAAGCTCGGCCGCAACCGTGAAGTCCTTCTCGTTCTCGCTTATGTCCACGCTGGGGCAAAACCCGCCGTTGGCTTTTTCGCTTTCGCCAAAGAAGTTGTCAAACCAGTCGTCGTCCCAGACCCTCAAGGTCAGGGGACGTACATTTATTCTTCTTACAGGTGCAAACATTTTGTTTCCTCCTTTTTTTCTTCGTTTCTCATCCTATATTTTGATTCCGCTCAAGTATTCTATTTTCTTCCTTGGAAATAAGATAATCACTATATTCGAGTTGTCAATGCCCTCATCATTTTTGCCTTGTGAAAAAATGATTTTCTTTATATCATATTGATGTATTTTTTTAGGAGATTACCGTGAAGATTTTAAAGATTGTCTTGATATCCATCGTTGTCTTGATTCTTCTTATTGCCGTTTTGGGTTACGGATATATAAAGTACCTCCTGCCTAAAGTTAGCGGCGAGGTCGCGTCGAAAAAGATCAGGGAGGGAGCCGAGGTCGTAAGGGACGAGTACGGCGTCCCCCACATCTACGCCGATAACAACTACGACCTCTACTTCGCCCTGGGCTACGTCCAGGCGCAGGACAGGCTCTTTCAGATGGACTTCTACCGGAGGGCTGCCACGGGGCGCCTCTCCGAGGTTCTCGGGAAGGACCTCGTCGACGCGGACAGGTACCTGATCACGATGGGATTCAAGCGCACCGCCAAGGAGCAGGTGGATAACCTCCCCCCGGAGATGAAAGAGATCGTAACCGCCTTTTCGGACGGGATAAACGCCTACATCAACGAGGGGAAGCTGCCCGTGGAGTTCAAGATACTCGGGTACAAGCCGAAGCCGTGGAAGCCCGAGGACTCCCAGGCGATCGGAAACCTGATCAGCTTCCAGCTCGCCTCCTGGGCCTACCAGAACGAGATCATGAACTACAGGATATTGAATAAGCTGGGACCGGATCTCGCCAAGACCTTCTTTCCCGCCTACCCTGAGGACGGCGTATTCATCCTGGAGGCAAATCTCAAGGGGAGCGGGGAGAAAAAGATCTCCCCCGCCTCGAGGGAGTTTCTGGATTTCTTTATCAACAGGGAGTTCGCCAGCAACAACTGGGTCGTCTCTGGGAAAAGGACTGATACAGGAAAGCCGTTTCTGGCCGAGGACTCCCACGAGGGCGGGCCGGAGATGCCCACCCAGTGGCACCTGTCGCACATCGTCGGCAAAGACATCGAGGTGGCCGGCGCCATGTTTCCCGGCGCCCCGATCTACGTCTTTGGGCGCAACCGCCACATCGCCTGGGGCGTTACGAACTTCGACATGGACGAGCAGGACCTCTACATCGAGGAGTTTCACCCCGACTCCCCTAACTTCGTCAAGTACAGGGGTGAATGGGTGCCGGTCACGAGAATAATTGAGAAGATCCCGGTAAAGGACGGCGACGCCAAGGGTGGTATGTCCTACGTCGACATCGAGACAAAGGTGACCCCCCACGGCCCGGTAATTAACGACATCGAGGACGGCCTTGGAGAGACCCCCATTAGCATAAAGCGGGAGGGAGCGGAGCCGTGGCCCCTGATGGAGGGATTCTACATGATCAACACGGCCGAAAACTGGGATGAGTTCAAGAATGCCCTCGCGGTATACGCCGCCGGCCCCCAGCACTTCGTCTACGCCGACGTCGATGGGAATATCGGATACATCGGCGGGGGGAAGTGCCCGGTAAGGACGAACAGCAATGGGATTCTGCCCACATCCGGCTCCGACGGAAACCACGAGTGGAAGGGATATTATCCCTTCAACAAAATGCCGATCCTCTTCAACCCGGCCAAGGGATATATCGTCACGTCGAACAATCCCCCTTACAAAGGCGATTCTCCGATATTCCTGAGCAGCTACTGGGAGCCCCCCTACCGGGCGGAGAGGTCGTCCGAGATGATCGAGGGGAAGGAGAAGGTCTGCGTCAAGGACATGATCGAAATGCAGCTCGACTTCAAATCGAAGCTGGCAGAAAGGCTCGTCCCGGTGTTCGTCTCGTCCCTTAAGGCGAGCGCGGACGAAAAGACGGCTCCGCACGTTGAAATCCTGTCTAACTGGAACTACGTTTCTAATGCGGACTCCGCCGGTGCGACGATCTACCACACCCTCCAGAACCGTCTGTCCAAGGCGATATTTCTGGACGAGCTGGGTGACGAGCTGTTCAATAAATTCATGGGCGACAAAGGCGTCGCCGTAAACACGCTGGCGAGGCTCGTCTTAAACGAGAGGGAAAATCCCTTATTCGATAACGTCACGATGAACGACAAGGTGGAGACCTTCGACGATGTCCTCCACACCGCCTTCGTAGAGACAGTCGACTTCCTGACGAAGAAGATGGGCGCAGACCCTAATAAGTGGCTCTGGGGGGAGATACACCAGATCGAGTTCTCCCACATCTTCGGGAGCGTCGCGCCGCTTCGCCCCTTCTTCAACTACGGCCCCTTCCCCTTCGGCGGAAGCGAGCAGTCGCTGAACAGGGGCGGCTACAACAAGGTCAGGGGACTCGATACCGATTTCAAGGTGGACATCACCGCCTCCATCCGCTACATAGTGGACTTTTCTGACCCCGAAGGCTCCCTTGTGGTCCTCTCCACCGGCGAGTCGGGAAACCTCACTAGCCCCCACAGAAGGGACATGGCAGACATCTTCCTCAAGGGGGAATACTGCCGGTGGTACATGGACAGGGAAAGCTTCGAGAGCGGTACCGACGGGACATTGAGGTTCGTAAAAGAGGAGTGAGCCGTATAAACATCCAATATTGAAGGGTGAAGGGCGTGGAAAGAGGGAATATCCTGACACTTAGCTATTGCCTCGACTGAATAGGGGATTCGGCGCCGTAGTTATTCTGATCTACTGCGGCCTTAACCGGGGAAGGGGGGTTTGCCGAGTCGCGATTTAGCCGGCAAATAACGGCGCTTCCCTCTCCCCTTTTCTTGAAACCGTAATGGTTGGCTGTTTATTAATCTGATCTCTATTGATCGGGCCTTAACCCCCTCGCGAGCAGGGACGCCAGGTCATTTACGAGATCATCTCTGGGTATCGAATCCGCATCCCCATGCCTGTATTCATTCAAGCCGAACCAGTTAACCGTCTCCACCAGCATCCTCGAAATCAGCGCCGGGAAAGATAGGGGCCTGATTGCCGAAAGCTCGGTTCGCGACTTAAGATACTCCTCGAACATATCGATCATCATACCCCTGCCCCAAATATTAAAGAGTTTTGCCAGGCCGGGAATATCCGCCTGGGATTGTTCGACGAGGATAATCATGATCCTGTTTTTCTCTATCATATCCCACATCTCGCCCACTATATCTTTAAGCTCCTTTTCAATATCGATATTCCCCTTGTCTCGATAAGACAAAATAGACTCGACGATTTCCATTTTCATACTCGACCTCAACCTCTGCCCCAGATATTCAATGATGTCCCACTCGCTGACCCCGGACGATTCCTCCGTCGACGGTATATCATCCCCCTCCCGAACGATGCCGTTTTCAAGGAGATAGTGAAGGAGTTGGGCCTTGCTTGTGAAATAGTAGTAGAGTGTCCCCTTCGATACGCCCGCCTCGACCGCTATCTCCTCCATCCTCGTTTTCCTGTAGCCCTTGGTGCTGAAGACCCGAAAAGCGGCCCTCACGATATCGGGGATCCTGTTTTCCGGCGTAGTCCTCGGCGACATAATGAGCTCCTTTCATTCAGGTATCTATTTAAACAGGTCACCTTTCAATGACCTTCACAACAAGACCCACCGCAAAAAATCTATACATCCCCAAGATAAATAACTGACCCAGTCAGTTATAGCTATCTCAATTTTAGACCCGATCGCCGCCCCATGTCAATAGAAAAATTTCAACTAATCTGGAATCTTGTCGTGAAAACGCGGAGAGTTGAACGATTCAAACCTGGCATATTATATTTGTCCGAAAGAAAAGTCGGACTGAAATAAAAGAATAAAAAGACCTTTGGTCCGTTAAAGGCAGGTCTTTATCCCGTCGTAACAGCCGGACTGACACTCGGAGAGAAGCGAGATCAGGGATTCCCACCCGACAACCGAATCGGTATCGATCCCGACTGAGTCGAAGATATCCCTCACGCTCCCCTTGTCAAACGGGCGGCCAGGGAAGTAATCGAAGATCCGGCCGTAGTACAGACGCATTGGAAAGTTATCCTTGAAGCATTTGAAATATCTCAGGAGCTTTTCTTTACTCCCCGTCTCGGGATAGGACTCGGTGATCTTAGAGACAAACGCCCCGCCGTCTTCCAAGAAAATACGGGAGTATTTCCTGAGCTGATCGATAACGAGGTCCAACCGTCCGGCGATAGATTCGCCATCAAGACCAAGCTCACCGGCGTAGTTCACGGGGAAATGGGTACTCGTGAAGCATTTACCGAAGTCGTAGGATAGCGTGATACCCGAGGCGAGCTCCCTTCGGTTCAATCTCCTGCCGTGATCAAAGTCTCCCGTCAGGCAGTCGTGGATCCAAAGGGCGATCTTTGAGTCCAGCCCGTCTTGCTGGGGAAGGAGATTTTCATCGTAGCTCTCCGAACACCTTGAATAGAGGGCGCCTGAAACCTCCCTAACCTCGGAGAGATTACATATCCCCCTTCCTATATTGTAGCTTATTATGTTTCTGTCGAGGTCGTCCCGTATAAGATAATAGGGGATTATCGACCTCTCACTTCCGCCTCCGAGGCCGTTGAAAACGAACAGGCTCGGGGAGTCCTCCCCCCTGTTCTCGACGAAAACGAGCCTCTCACAGCCGCTGTCCCTGATGCCTTTGACGGCGATCCCATTTAAAAAACCGCCGTAGTCCGGCCTCTCAACACAGTAGCCGTTAATTGCCGATATAGTGTCGGAATACATATAAATTTGTCCCAAAAACAGGAAACTTTGCAATAATATCCGAAGGCCGGGGGCAAAGTCAAGTTAGATTTTAGTGTCATATCCGTATCACAAATGGAGGGAAAGGAAAAAAAATGCTTGTATTTAACATTACAAATGTAATAAAGTTACCGTCATGTCTTTTATTTGATCTTCACGTCTATCTTATGAGGTTTTAGTATGTCAGAAAAAAAGAGTAAGGTCGTCACAGGCGATTACCTGAGCGAGGTGAAGCTCGATCGCCCGGTGGGACTCGTGGGGGCCATATCCCTTGTCATCGGCGGCGTTATCGGGATGGGGATATACGCCCTGATCGCGTCCGTGGGCGCCTACGCGGGAAACGCCATGTGGCTTGCCTTCACGGCCGCCCTTCTGATATCCGTCATAGGGGTGATCCCGATTATCCAGATCGCCAGCGCCCTTCCCAGGGCTGGGGCGGGATACCTATACGCCAGCAGGCTCCTGCATCCCCTCGTCGGCCTTATAACGTCCTGGTGGGTGGTCTTCGCCGTCGCAAACACGCTGACCTTCGTCTCCATGGGCATGGCCGATTACATCGCCAAGACCCTGAACATCGAAGACCCCAAAATGATACTTTATCTGACCATCCTGTTTCCAGTCATCTTTTACCTCCTCTATTTCCTGGGGGTCAGGCTCGCAATCCTGATCCAGATTGTCCTCGTGGCGCTGTTGATAGTGGCCCTTCTGGCATACGGCATCATGGGAACATTGGAAGTTGGATTGAAATTCTCCACCTACCTCCCCCAGGGGATCGGCGGATTTATCATGGCGACTGTACTGTGTTACACCGCCTTCTTCGGGTTCCAGGTGATAGCGGAGATGGGAGAGGAGATGCAAAACGCCAAGAGGAATATCCCCCTCTCTCTATTCATCGGCGGGGTATCGATACTGGTAATCTACATCATCGTGGGGACGGTATTTATCACCTCGGTCGAATACAACTTTGAGGCGATAAAAGCGATAAAGGCCCCGTTGATGGACTCGGGAAAGGGATTCCTGCCCTACTTCTGGGTCCTAATGCTCGGACTGGGCGCCATAGCCGCTGGGCTGACCTCGTTTAACGGCGGGGCCATCGCTATCCCGAGGGAGCTCTTCAGCCAGGCCAGGGACGAAATCATCCCCGCCTTCATCGGAAAGATCCATAAGCGCTCCGGCTCCCCCATGATCGCCATGGGCCTCTTCTTTCTCCTCGTGATTGTAATGATCCTCATGCGCTGGGATATAGACTATTACGGCGCGATAACCGCGGTGGGAATACTCCTTATGACCGCGATGATATCCGTCTCGGCCCTGAGGCTTACGAAGAAGTACCCAAAAGCATACAAGAACGCCTACCTCAATATCCCCAGGGCGCTCCTCTGGATAATCGTGATCCTCTCGATAATCTCCTGCCTTGGATTCATCGCCCTCGTAATGACCGAGGCGATGTCCATAGGATACATGTACATCGGCGCCACGCTTGTAACGGTCATATACTATTTAATCAGGATGGTCTTTTTAAAGGCAAGGGGTGTCGATTTCTCGAAGAGGATGGAAAGGATGCCGGGGTTCGACGAGGATTAGCGCTCCCCGGCTTGCGATTTTCTTCCGTAACAAAGGGGGGGGTTGAACCCCCCCCTTCTTGTATAAATCTTACGGCCTAAGCCCCTCGACGATTACCTGACCCTTGATAGTGTGCGGCCATCAAAGACCTACTCGTCTAAAAGAGTCGGACACCCCAGGCCTCTAACTCAGCCTCAGTCCCCTGCCGCCCCGGTCTCCGGTTGCAATGCCGTTGTCCACGGCGAGGACGCCGTTCACCGTCGAGTAGAGTATTCCTTCAGGATACTGGTGCGGCTCGAGGTATGTAGCCTTGTCCATCACCTTGTTGATATCCATCACGACCAGATCGGCAAAGGCCCCTATTTCTATTTTACCGCGGCCTTTGAGTCCGAACTTCTCGGCCGGCTGGGAGGTCATCGACACGATGGCGGACTTGAGGTCCATGATCTTGTCCTCCATGACGTATCTGCCGAGCTTTCTAGGGAAAGTCCCGTAGAGCCTCGGGTGGGGCTTCGTCATCCCCTTCGGAATCGTCCAGCCGTCCGAGATCGTCATCACGTAATCGTTCGGCATCAGGTCTCTGACGATCTCCTCGCTCTGGTCGAAGAAGACCCCTATGGGAGCCTTGATGTCGCAGACCAGCTCCACGTAGAGATCTGCCGGGTCTTTCCCCCCCATCTCGGCAATCTCCGCCAGCGTCTTTCCTTCGTAGTCCTCGTTCCCCTCGTACATCATGGTAATCAGGGTCTTGTCCGGCTTGTGATACGCGAAGACCTCGTTTATCGCCTTTTTTATCTCCACCCTCCCCTCGGCCGTCTTGAATTCATCCTTGACCCCATCGGTCACCTTGAACCTGTTGGGCAGAAGGATTGTAATATCCGTGCTTCCGGCGGCGTAGGGATACTGGTCGGCGGTGACGTCAAGGCCCCTCGACCTCGCCCTTTCTATCTCGTTTAGGATCTTCTCGGCTTTGATATTATTCAACGGGGCCGCCGCCTTGAGGTGCGAGATCTCCACCGGAATCTCGGCCTCCTCGCCTATCCTCACAGCCTCCCTGACGGATTTGACCACGCCGAACTCGCCGTCCTCGTATATCTTGCCCGACTCGTCGCGCATGTGGGTCGTGTAGATGCCGCCGTATTTGCTCACAACCTTGCTGAGCTCGATCAGCTCCTCGGTCGTGCTGTGAAAGCCGGGGG comes from the Candidatus Zymogenus saltonus genome and includes:
- a CDS encoding Hsp20/alpha crystallin family protein, giving the protein MFAPVRRINVRPLTLRVWDDDWFDNFFGESEKANGGFCPSVDISENEKDFTVAAELPGMDPKEIDLTMERDVLTISGERKDEHEEKEGEYYRRETSYGSFCRSIRLPSEVDDKKIKADYKDGILKVTLPKANGKSKKVIKVEAQKEN
- a CDS encoding penicillin acylase family protein; translation: MKILKIVLISIVVLILLIAVLGYGYIKYLLPKVSGEVASKKIREGAEVVRDEYGVPHIYADNNYDLYFALGYVQAQDRLFQMDFYRRAATGRLSEVLGKDLVDADRYLITMGFKRTAKEQVDNLPPEMKEIVTAFSDGINAYINEGKLPVEFKILGYKPKPWKPEDSQAIGNLISFQLASWAYQNEIMNYRILNKLGPDLAKTFFPAYPEDGVFILEANLKGSGEKKISPASREFLDFFINREFASNNWVVSGKRTDTGKPFLAEDSHEGGPEMPTQWHLSHIVGKDIEVAGAMFPGAPIYVFGRNRHIAWGVTNFDMDEQDLYIEEFHPDSPNFVKYRGEWVPVTRIIEKIPVKDGDAKGGMSYVDIETKVTPHGPVINDIEDGLGETPISIKREGAEPWPLMEGFYMINTAENWDEFKNALAVYAAGPQHFVYADVDGNIGYIGGGKCPVRTNSNGILPTSGSDGNHEWKGYYPFNKMPILFNPAKGYIVTSNNPPYKGDSPIFLSSYWEPPYRAERSSEMIEGKEKVCVKDMIEMQLDFKSKLAERLVPVFVSSLKASADEKTAPHVEILSNWNYVSNADSAGATIYHTLQNRLSKAIFLDELGDELFNKFMGDKGVAVNTLARLVLNERENPLFDNVTMNDKVETFDDVLHTAFVETVDFLTKKMGADPNKWLWGEIHQIEFSHIFGSVAPLRPFFNYGPFPFGGSEQSLNRGGYNKVRGLDTDFKVDITASIRYIVDFSDPEGSLVVLSTGESGNLTSPHRRDMADIFLKGEYCRWYMDRESFESGTDGTLRFVKEE
- a CDS encoding TetR/AcrR family transcriptional regulator, with translation MSPRTTPENRIPDIVRAAFRVFSTKGYRKTRMEEIAVEAGVSKGTLYYYFTSKAQLLHYLLENGIVREGDDIPSTEESSGVSEWDIIEYLGQRLRSSMKMEIVESILSYRDKGNIDIEKELKDIVGEMWDMIEKNRIMIILVEQSQADIPGLAKLFNIWGRGMMIDMFEEYLKSRTELSAIRPLSFPALISRMLVETVNWFGLNEYRHGDADSIPRDDLVNDLASLLARGLRPDQ
- a CDS encoding APC family permease translates to MSEKKSKVVTGDYLSEVKLDRPVGLVGAISLVIGGVIGMGIYALIASVGAYAGNAMWLAFTAALLISVIGVIPIIQIASALPRAGAGYLYASRLLHPLVGLITSWWVVFAVANTLTFVSMGMADYIAKTLNIEDPKMILYLTILFPVIFYLLYFLGVRLAILIQIVLVALLIVALLAYGIMGTLEVGLKFSTYLPQGIGGFIMATVLCYTAFFGFQVIAEMGEEMQNAKRNIPLSLFIGGVSILVIYIIVGTVFITSVEYNFEAIKAIKAPLMDSGKGFLPYFWVLMLGLGAIAAGLTSFNGGAIAIPRELFSQARDEIIPAFIGKIHKRSGSPMIAMGLFFLLVIVMILMRWDIDYYGAITAVGILLMTAMISVSALRLTKKYPKAYKNAYLNIPRALLWIIVILSIISCLGFIALVMTEAMSIGYMYIGATLVTVIYYLIRMVFLKARGVDFSKRMERMPGFDED
- a CDS encoding D-aminoacylase; translation: MKEDEKKVIDKAKRPGVKRREFMVGTAATMASISLTGGMSAIIGGCGKGGSDAEFDIVIKGGTIYGGTLAEPYAGDIGIKGDKIIAIGEIFGSAGRIIDATGLIVTPGFIDVHTHCDLTFERLGFKKNLAYVLPSFKGNYNYICQGVTTVVTGNCGYGYTDVNYWLKLVEKVGFGTNVYHLVPHGIIREELFGDNQPGELTKDQLEAMKKRVAQAMEMGAVGMSTGLEYAPGFHSTTEELIELSKVVSKYGGIYTTHMRDESGKIYEDGEFGVVKSVREAVRIGEEAEIPVEISHLKAAAPLNNIKAEKILNEIERARSRGLDVTADQYPYAAGSTDITILLPNRFKVTDGVKDEFKTAEGRVEIKKAINEVFAYHKPDKTLITMMYEGNEDYEGKTLAEIAEMGGKDPADLYVELVCDIKAPIGVFFDQSEEIVRDLMPNDYVMTISDGWTIPKGMTKPHPRLYGTFPRKLGRYVMEDKIMDLKSAIVSMTSQPAEKFGLKGRGKIEIGAFADLVVMDINKVMDKATYLEPHQYPEGILYSTVNGVLAVDNGIATGDRGGRGLRLS